A window from Sinorhizobium fredii encodes these proteins:
- a CDS encoding Crp/Fnr family transcriptional regulator: MTRSPDFLSRLDNKAVAALSERWIVRSYAPQELIIAHGESGRDVFFILEGHARVTLFSTNGREVLYGDRGPGDIVGELAAIDGKARSATVLAIDATRAARLPAKDFRSLIADHPEFSWALLEYLSAGIRHMTDRVYEFSTLVVRRRLILELLRRADEAHADDRQAVINPAPTHFELAASISTQREAVSREMSTLSKRGLIERRGRRLLLCDLAALEMLAGKEG, encoded by the coding sequence ATGACACGTTCGCCTGATTTCCTTTCGAGACTGGACAATAAGGCCGTTGCTGCGTTGTCGGAGCGCTGGATCGTTCGTAGTTACGCCCCCCAGGAGTTGATCATCGCCCATGGCGAAAGCGGGCGCGATGTGTTCTTCATACTTGAGGGACACGCCCGCGTGACCCTCTTTTCGACGAACGGTCGCGAGGTCCTTTACGGTGACCGCGGGCCCGGTGATATCGTCGGGGAACTGGCCGCTATCGATGGCAAGGCGCGATCGGCGACAGTCCTGGCCATCGACGCGACGCGTGCCGCAAGGTTGCCGGCGAAGGACTTCCGCAGCCTGATCGCGGACCACCCGGAGTTTTCGTGGGCTCTCCTCGAATACCTGTCGGCGGGCATAAGGCACATGACCGACCGGGTTTACGAGTTCAGTACTCTGGTCGTGCGTCGGCGTCTCATCCTCGAATTGCTTCGCCGCGCTGACGAAGCGCATGCAGACGACAGGCAGGCCGTCATAAACCCGGCGCCCACTCATTTCGAACTGGCCGCCTCCATCAGCACGCAGAGGGAAGCGGTTTCTCGGGAAATGAGCACTCTCTCGAAAAGGGGACTGATCGAGAGACGCGGCCGCAGGCTGTTGCTCTGCGACCTTGCGGCCCTTGAAATGCTCGCGGGAAAGGAAGGGTAG
- a CDS encoding PepSY domain-containing protein, with protein sequence MKNTIFGVAVLLSAAAMPAFGQSATSGGSTPAIATPGAENPEAPVAGKNSFTEDQARERIEQAGYADVKGLKLDDQGIWRATAMKDGKSVTVALDYQGNITAL encoded by the coding sequence ATGAAAAACACGATCTTTGGCGTTGCAGTGCTTTTGAGCGCTGCGGCAATGCCGGCCTTTGGGCAGTCGGCAACTTCCGGCGGAAGCACACCGGCGATCGCCACTCCCGGCGCTGAGAACCCCGAAGCCCCCGTCGCCGGCAAGAACAGTTTTACGGAAGACCAGGCGCGCGAGCGGATCGAGCAAGCCGGATATGCCGACGTCAAGGGGTTGAAGCTCGACGATCAGGGTATTTGGCGTGCAACCGCCATGAAGGACGGCAAGTCCGTCACCGTCGCTCTCGATTACCAGGGCAACATTACCGCACTCTAG
- a CDS encoding general stress protein — MRTVAGLFDDYHDARQAVNDLEAAGIPSEDISIVANNVGDRYSGESSGAAEGAGVGAGLGAAGGGAVGLLTGLGLMAIPGVGPVVAAGWLASTAAGAVAGAVAGAATGGIVGSLTDSGVPEEDAHLYAEGVRRGGTLVVAKVDEALVPQADAILRNRHAVDASVRRRAYVEEGWSTFDAASAPMSLDDVQRERERYRPPAL; from the coding sequence ATGAGAACTGTGGCAGGGCTTTTCGACGACTATCACGATGCCCGACAGGCGGTGAACGACCTAGAGGCGGCAGGCATTCCGTCGGAGGATATCAGCATCGTCGCCAACAATGTCGGCGATCGCTATTCGGGCGAGAGTTCAGGGGCGGCTGAAGGAGCCGGCGTCGGTGCTGGTCTCGGTGCGGCCGGCGGCGGCGCCGTCGGTCTCTTGACCGGGCTCGGGCTGATGGCCATTCCGGGCGTCGGACCAGTCGTCGCCGCTGGTTGGCTCGCCTCGACGGCGGCCGGCGCGGTCGCCGGAGCCGTGGCGGGTGCCGCCACCGGCGGCATTGTCGGCTCGCTGACGGACTCCGGCGTTCCCGAAGAGGACGCCCATCTTTACGCCGAGGGCGTGCGGCGGGGCGGCACGCTGGTCGTGGCAAAGGTCGACGAGGCCCTCGTCCCGCAAGCCGATGCGATCTTAAGAAACCGCCATGCCGTCGACGCCTCGGTTCGCCGGCGCGCCTATGTCGAGGAAGGCTGGAGCACGTTCGACGCCGCGTCGGCGCCGATGAGCCTCGATGACGTTCAGCGCGAGCGCGAGCGCTACCGCCCACCGGCGCTGTAG
- a CDS encoding metallophosphoesterase family protein, whose amino-acid sequence MGKVKVAAVADLHMKEDGSVSFTDLFSEVSKVADVLVIAGDLTDLGKPAEAELLAADLKYCTVPVVAVLGNHDHQCDAVEEISSIFMRAGVHLLDGQAVEIAGIGFAGTKGFVGGFGRHMLGSFGEAALKTMVSATVDEAMRLENALRKTSAEHSVVVLHYAPIAETVAGEPEEIYPFLGSSRFAETIDRFRVSAVVHGHAHKGTYKGTTPGGAPVFNVAAHVEKPTGRPYAILEF is encoded by the coding sequence ATGGGCAAGGTGAAAGTCGCCGCGGTTGCGGACCTCCACATGAAAGAGGATGGTTCGGTCTCCTTTACGGACCTGTTTTCGGAGGTCTCCAAAGTCGCCGATGTGCTGGTGATCGCCGGCGACCTGACCGATCTCGGCAAGCCGGCCGAAGCGGAGCTGCTCGCCGCCGATCTGAAATATTGCACGGTTCCGGTGGTGGCGGTTCTCGGCAATCACGATCACCAATGTGACGCGGTCGAGGAGATCTCGTCGATCTTCATGAGGGCAGGTGTCCATCTCCTGGATGGCCAGGCGGTCGAGATCGCCGGTATCGGCTTTGCCGGCACGAAGGGTTTCGTCGGCGGTTTCGGACGGCATATGCTCGGTTCCTTCGGCGAAGCTGCACTGAAGACCATGGTATCGGCGACCGTCGATGAAGCGATGCGCCTCGAAAACGCGCTGCGCAAGACCAGCGCCGAGCATTCCGTGGTCGTGCTTCACTACGCGCCGATCGCCGAGACCGTCGCGGGAGAACCGGAAGAGATCTATCCCTTCCTCGGCTCCTCCCGGTTCGCGGAAACCATCGACCGGTTCCGCGTCAGCGCCGTCGTCCACGGCCACGCCCACAAGGGCACCTACAAAGGCACGACGCCGGGCGGCGCACCGGTCTTCAACGTCGCTGCTCACGTCGAGAAGCCGACAGGCCGGCCCTATGCGATCCTGGAGTTCTGA
- a CDS encoding zinc-dependent alcohol dehydrogenase, with amino-acid sequence MKALTWHGKGDIRCESVPDPAIEDEGDAIIKVTACAICGSDLHIYNGLIPAMEHGDVIGHETMGEVVALGKAATKLKVGDRVVVPFTIACGECFFCQRGFHSACERTNPDREKAVKMWGNSPAGLFGYSHLLGGYSGGQAEYLRVPHADVGPVKIPEELTDEQVLFLSDIFPTGYMAAEFCDIEPGDTIAVWGCGPVGQMAIRSALLLGAERVIAVDTVPERLRLAESAGAATLDYMKEDIYERIMEMTHGRGADACIDAVGTEADSRASLDSLVDRVKVAAYLGTDRPHVLREAIHCCRNFGTVSIVGVYGGYLDKIPFGSAINRGLTFRMAQTPVQRYLPILLDRICKGEIDPSFVITHRGSLEEGPDLYQTFNKRADGCVKVVLRP; translated from the coding sequence ATGAAGGCTTTGACCTGGCACGGCAAAGGCGACATCCGATGCGAGAGCGTTCCCGATCCGGCGATCGAGGACGAGGGCGACGCCATCATCAAGGTCACCGCCTGCGCGATCTGCGGCTCCGACCTGCATATCTACAACGGCCTCATCCCGGCGATGGAGCACGGCGACGTCATCGGCCACGAGACCATGGGGGAGGTGGTTGCGCTCGGCAAGGCGGCGACGAAGCTGAAGGTCGGCGACCGTGTCGTGGTGCCCTTCACCATCGCCTGCGGCGAGTGCTTCTTCTGCCAGCGGGGCTTTCACTCCGCCTGCGAGCGAACCAATCCAGACCGGGAGAAGGCGGTGAAGATGTGGGGCAATTCGCCCGCCGGCCTGTTCGGCTATTCGCATCTCCTCGGCGGCTATAGCGGCGGCCAGGCAGAGTATCTGCGCGTGCCGCATGCGGATGTCGGGCCGGTCAAGATACCGGAGGAGCTCACAGACGAGCAGGTTCTGTTCCTCTCGGATATCTTCCCAACCGGGTACATGGCGGCCGAATTCTGCGACATCGAACCCGGCGATACGATCGCCGTCTGGGGCTGCGGGCCTGTCGGCCAGATGGCCATCCGTTCGGCCCTTCTACTCGGGGCGGAACGGGTGATCGCCGTCGATACCGTTCCCGAGCGGCTGCGGCTTGCCGAATCGGCGGGCGCGGCGACGCTCGACTACATGAAGGAGGATATTTACGAGCGCATCATGGAGATGACCCATGGGCGCGGCGCGGATGCCTGCATCGATGCGGTGGGGACGGAGGCCGACAGCCGGGCGAGCCTCGATTCGCTCGTCGACCGCGTCAAGGTTGCCGCCTATCTCGGCACCGACCGTCCGCATGTGCTGCGCGAGGCAATTCATTGCTGCCGGAATTTTGGCACGGTCTCCATCGTTGGCGTCTATGGCGGATATCTCGACAAGATACCCTTCGGGTCGGCGATCAATCGCGGGCTGACCTTCCGCATGGCGCAGACACCCGTTCAGCGCTACTTGCCCATCCTGCTCGATCGCATCTGCAAGGGCGAGATCGATCCCTCCTTCGTCATCACCCATCGAGGCTCGCTGGAGGAGGGGCCGGACCTTTACCAGACCTTCAACAAGCGGGCAGACGGCTGCGTCAAGGTCGTCCTGAGGCCTTGA
- a CDS encoding SDR family oxidoreductase, translating to MRKALRDAVVVITGASSGVGQAAAEEFARRGSKLVLAARDAVALQRVARTCRDLGAAVLVVPTDVTEADAVKELAAKALSFGRIDVWFSNVGVGAVGRFQETPIEAHEQVIRTNLIGHVNDAHAAIPVFLKQGHGTFINMISLGGFASTPFAAAYSASKFGLRGFSEALRAELAEEPDIHICDVYPTFLDTPGVAHGANYTGRRLSVPPPVYDARRAARAIVRLAERPRSSVTVGAVADLARLAHFLAPNTTSRVLARLTSSYLRRAPRAERSNGNLFRAPPNAGGIEGGWRSERRVPIAAVAAAALVGLALAAVIVPRTSYRRR from the coding sequence ATGCGGAAAGCACTCAGAGATGCAGTGGTGGTGATCACTGGAGCCTCGTCCGGAGTGGGACAGGCGGCGGCGGAGGAGTTTGCCCGGCGGGGATCGAAGCTCGTGCTCGCCGCGCGCGACGCGGTGGCGCTGCAACGGGTAGCGCGAACCTGCCGGGATCTCGGGGCGGCCGTGCTCGTCGTGCCGACCGATGTGACCGAAGCGGATGCGGTCAAGGAGCTGGCAGCCAAGGCCCTGTCCTTCGGCAGGATCGACGTCTGGTTCAGCAATGTCGGCGTCGGCGCGGTCGGCCGTTTCCAGGAAACGCCGATCGAGGCGCATGAGCAGGTCATCCGCACGAACCTGATCGGCCACGTCAACGATGCGCATGCAGCCATCCCGGTGTTCCTGAAGCAGGGCCACGGCACGTTCATCAACATGATATCGCTCGGCGGCTTTGCCTCGACGCCCTTTGCGGCGGCCTACAGCGCCAGCAAGTTCGGCCTTCGCGGCTTTTCCGAAGCGCTGCGCGCCGAACTCGCCGAAGAACCGGACATTCACATCTGCGACGTCTATCCGACCTTCCTCGACACGCCGGGAGTTGCCCATGGCGCGAATTACACCGGCCGCAGGCTGAGCGTTCCGCCTCCCGTCTACGATGCGCGGCGGGCCGCCCGCGCCATTGTTCGTCTGGCTGAACGGCCGCGCAGCTCCGTCACCGTCGGGGCCGTTGCCGACCTGGCGCGGCTTGCCCATTTTCTTGCCCCCAACACGACCTCCCGCGTCCTCGCCCGCCTGACCTCGTCCTATCTCCGGCGAGCGCCGCGCGCCGAAAGAAGCAATGGCAACCTGTTCCGGGCCCCGCCAAATGCCGGCGGTATCGAAGGCGGATGGCGTTCCGAGCGCAGGGTCCCGATCGCCGCCGTTGCAGCCGCGGCGCTCGTCGGCCTGGCTCTTGCGGCGGTGATCGTACCGCGAACCTCATACCGGCGGCGCTAA
- a CDS encoding DNA topoisomerase IB produces MRRGGGRSRNSGGPAPGEARPKESGLVYVSDSEPGIRRQRAGKGFVYRLPDGSVLTDPAVKARIASLGLPPAYEKVWICLDENGHLQATGYDVRGRKQYRYHTEWQALRSGDKFAQLLLFGKALPRIRRTVRRHMEGGTGDARTVLAALVALLDEVHLRTGSPAYVQANSTYGATTLLKRHLRLLDGSIELRFTAKGGKRVQRRLRRPKLQRLLEDIADLPGRQLFVWRDDNDILRPVDSGRLNRYLAEVAGFPVSAKTFRTWAGSVAAFTAAREAMDKGKRPTVREMCEAAAETLCNTPAICRKSYIHPDIIALAGAASAASASKLSRRGRANPELRVEEARMLNFLVRAARAERQANASMNGVAAGLTAPSV; encoded by the coding sequence ATGCGGCGCGGCGGCGGGCGCAGCCGCAACAGCGGCGGTCCGGCCCCAGGCGAGGCCCGGCCGAAGGAAAGCGGGCTCGTCTATGTCAGCGATTCGGAGCCGGGCATCAGACGCCAACGCGCCGGCAAGGGCTTCGTCTATCGGCTGCCGGACGGCTCCGTCCTGACCGATCCTGCCGTGAAGGCCCGTATCGCCTCGCTCGGCCTGCCACCCGCCTACGAAAAGGTGTGGATCTGCCTGGATGAGAACGGCCACCTGCAGGCGACCGGCTACGACGTACGCGGTCGGAAGCAATACCGCTACCACACGGAATGGCAGGCGCTGCGAAGCGGCGACAAATTTGCCCAGCTCCTTCTGTTCGGGAAGGCGCTGCCGAGGATCCGGCGCACGGTCCGCCGGCACATGGAAGGCGGAACCGGCGACGCACGAACGGTCCTCGCCGCGCTTGTCGCGCTCCTCGACGAAGTGCATCTCCGGACGGGAAGTCCCGCCTATGTCCAGGCGAATTCGACCTATGGCGCGACGACGCTTTTGAAACGCCATTTACGGCTCCTCGACGGCAGCATCGAACTGCGCTTTACCGCCAAGGGCGGCAAGCGCGTGCAGAGGCGGCTGCGGCGCCCGAAGCTGCAACGCCTGCTCGAGGACATCGCCGACCTGCCGGGACGGCAGCTCTTCGTGTGGAGGGACGACAACGACATACTGCGCCCCGTCGACTCGGGTCGTCTCAACCGCTATCTGGCGGAGGTGGCGGGTTTTCCGGTTTCGGCCAAGACATTCCGAACCTGGGCGGGCAGCGTTGCCGCCTTCACGGCCGCCCGCGAGGCGATGGATAAAGGTAAGCGCCCAACGGTCAGAGAAATGTGCGAGGCGGCCGCCGAGACCCTCTGCAACACGCCGGCAATCTGCCGCAAAAGCTACATCCATCCGGACATCATTGCGCTCGCCGGCGCTGCCAGTGCAGCCTCCGCCAGCAAGCTCAGCCGCCGCGGGCGGGCTAACCCGGAACTCCGGGTCGAGGAAGCGCGCATGCTCAATTTCCTTGTGCGCGCCGCACGCGCGGAGCGGCAGGCCAACGCCTCGATGAACGGAGTGGCGGCGGGCCTAACAGCGCCGAGCGTCTAA
- a CDS encoding BON domain-containing protein, protein MARRKEWKRDDPDWRSREAGRDWYGEERGSRRHFAQTVEPRGADYENSEYFPDAESTAGPYRRMGEDYGRWNRDRGYGDYGSDYGDRSRSTHSRSGRDWDEERGFFERAGDEVASWFGDEDAERRRQMDQHRGKGPKGYTRSDSRIQEDVSDRLSDDGALDASEIEVSVTGGEVQLSGFVESKWAKRRAEDLAENVSGVGHVQNNIRVRGAGGTSGGTSGWNTGETNRNL, encoded by the coding sequence ATGGCCAGGAGAAAAGAGTGGAAGCGGGACGATCCCGATTGGCGTTCGCGCGAAGCCGGCAGGGATTGGTACGGTGAGGAAAGAGGCAGCCGGCGGCACTTCGCGCAGACAGTCGAACCTCGCGGCGCCGATTACGAGAACTCCGAGTATTTTCCGGATGCCGAGTCCACCGCCGGACCCTATCGCCGGATGGGCGAGGACTACGGCCGTTGGAACCGGGATCGTGGATATGGCGATTATGGTTCCGACTACGGCGACCGCAGCCGGTCCACCCACTCGCGCTCCGGCCGGGACTGGGACGAGGAGAGGGGCTTCTTCGAGCGGGCCGGCGACGAGGTGGCCTCCTGGTTCGGCGACGAAGATGCCGAGCGCCGGCGGCAGATGGACCAACATCGCGGCAAGGGGCCGAAGGGCTATACCCGTTCCGACAGCCGCATCCAGGAGGATGTCAGCGATCGGCTGAGCGATGACGGAGCGCTCGACGCTTCCGAGATCGAGGTTTCGGTCACGGGCGGCGAGGTTCAGCTCAGCGGCTTCGTCGAGTCCAAGTGGGCGAAACGCCGCGCCGAAGACCTGGCGGAAAACGTCTCCGGCGTCGGCCATGTCCAGAACAATATCCGTGTGCGAGGCGCTGGCGGAACCTCGGGTGGGACCTCCGGCTGGAATACCGGCGAAACCAACCGGAACCTCTAA
- a CDS encoding SDR family oxidoreductase: protein MENFPRPPFERQSQPMPGTTDRMNPLPDHGEKTYKGSGRLQGKKAIITGGDSGIGRAVAIAYAREGADVLISYLNEHEDAKSTKALVEEAGRKGVLVAGDIQTSEHCKRIVETAMNELGGIDILVNNAAHQASFPDIADITDEEWELTFRVNIHAMFFLTRAAVPHMKPGSSIINTASINADAPNPILLAYATTKGAIQNFTAGLAQMLADKGIRANAVAPGPIWTPLIPSTLPEDTVMNFGKQVPMKRPGQPVELASAYVMLADPLSSYVSGATIAVTGGKPIL, encoded by the coding sequence ATGGAGAATTTTCCGCGCCCGCCGTTCGAGCGTCAAAGCCAACCCATGCCCGGTACCACGGACCGCATGAATCCTCTGCCGGACCACGGGGAGAAAACCTACAAGGGATCGGGCCGGCTGCAGGGCAAGAAAGCCATCATCACCGGCGGAGATAGCGGCATCGGCCGGGCGGTCGCGATCGCCTATGCGCGGGAGGGCGCCGATGTCCTGATCTCCTATCTGAATGAGCACGAGGATGCGAAATCGACCAAGGCGCTCGTCGAAGAGGCCGGACGCAAGGGCGTGCTCGTCGCCGGAGACATCCAGACCTCGGAACACTGCAAGCGCATCGTCGAGACGGCGATGAACGAACTCGGCGGCATCGACATTCTCGTCAACAACGCGGCCCACCAGGCCTCGTTCCCGGATATCGCCGACATCACCGACGAAGAATGGGAGTTGACCTTCCGCGTGAACATCCATGCGATGTTCTTCCTCACCCGCGCAGCGGTGCCGCATATGAAGCCGGGCTCTTCGATCATCAACACCGCCTCGATCAATGCGGATGCCCCGAACCCGATCCTGCTCGCCTATGCGACCACCAAGGGCGCCATCCAGAACTTTACCGCCGGCCTGGCGCAAATGCTTGCAGACAAGGGTATCCGCGCCAACGCTGTGGCGCCGGGTCCGATCTGGACGCCGCTCATCCCCTCGACCCTTCCCGAGGATACGGTGATGAATTTCGGCAAGCAGGTGCCGATGAAAAGGCCCGGGCAACCGGTGGAACTCGCCTCGGCCTACGTCATGCTGGCGGATCCGCTGTCCAGCTACGTCTCCGGCGCGACGATCGCCGTGACCGGTGGCAAGCCGATACTGTAG
- a CDS encoding ferritin-like domain-containing protein, which translates to MHKASEHLQAWLRDAHAMEEQAITMLTSQSRRLENYPELKARIDRHLQETRDQAAMLKRCLERLHGGTSAVKDISGKIVAIGQGLSGLFVSDEVVKGSLASYTFEHMEIASYKILIAAADYAGDEETKRVCETILQQEVEMAEWLDQHAAEITRTFLERDQRGVTAKH; encoded by the coding sequence ATGCACAAGGCGAGCGAACACTTACAGGCTTGGCTCCGGGATGCGCATGCCATGGAGGAGCAGGCGATCACGATGCTCACCAGTCAATCCCGGCGGCTGGAAAACTATCCTGAGCTCAAAGCCCGGATCGATCGCCACCTGCAGGAGACCCGCGACCAGGCCGCGATGCTCAAGCGGTGCCTGGAGCGACTGCATGGCGGGACCTCCGCAGTCAAGGATATCAGCGGCAAGATCGTAGCCATCGGCCAGGGTTTGAGCGGGCTCTTCGTCAGCGACGAAGTCGTCAAGGGCTCGCTTGCCAGCTACACGTTCGAACATATGGAAATCGCCAGCTACAAGATCCTGATCGCTGCCGCAGACTATGCGGGCGACGAGGAGACGAAGCGGGTCTGCGAAACCATCCTACAGCAGGAAGTCGAGATGGCCGAGTGGCTCGACCAGCATGCGGCGGAAATCACTCGCACCTTCCTGGAGCGGGATCAGCGCGGCGTGACGGCCAAGCATTGA